One stretch of Amycolatopsis sp. NBC_00345 DNA includes these proteins:
- a CDS encoding helix-turn-helix transcriptional regulator: MGAIWGQNRRNDPQEALVFIEALLIGCEAGAGETVLVGGGPASGKTQLQNQVVASARELGILTLTATGAADERDVAGGVIDQLLASPALPRTLTESFVVDGTDDWIAGLCSAVHRLARERAVLVVVDDLHHVDEISARLLLRLQRRTRSAGLLLVLNHADSWYGGGGQPFASQPHLHVQLTPLSVRAIAELVAEGERDGLPEQIHELSGGNPLLVNALVDAHRGSADTGSAYSDAVQRLLHHYGSPLREVATAIAVLDTDVTTDAVALVAGVDPLDAETSAGRLADTGLIAGVRFRQPPAAAAVVGGLRGSEKVRLHALAAGVKHSRGSPSADVARHLVAAGEANAEWALPVLVAAAEEVMLADDIDFATRCLKLAASVSTAQWEQQMISQLLAKITWRVNPAAAAPHLQSLRDAGDSLDQTDRTALARQSLWFGERDTFERAFAALGDDIEPLDPRTAAEFSLAGHWHYGVSAASAETSDPWLRTANSLAEVWQTGGTETTSACAERILQNCRLSDTSLEALATAILALAHDNKGDRAEGWCTSLREEAEYRGAVTWKAMLDAIGASLVLRQGDVAGAAERAKEALAMLDAPNWGVAICYPLATLLSAHTVAGAFKEAAAVLRHPLPEAALTTLGGVRYLRARGHFHLATNRGLAAVSDFQQCQRILRDWNLELPTIVPWRTDLAEANLRLGNPTLAVELARQQLACAAPTDAYSRGSALRVLALAGDAAARPGLLTRAAEAFKDSGDRLELAKTQRTLNQLGQRAERSAGLVKPVHVPRHDGRSRPPRPTAGLPAASRPALARPEPASASASSALSEAELRVAELAAEGHTNRQIAETLYITVSTVEQHLTRVYRKLGVAGRAALAAELAFAENPRS; the protein is encoded by the coding sequence ATGGGCGCGATCTGGGGGCAGAACCGCCGAAACGACCCGCAGGAGGCCTTGGTTTTCATCGAGGCCTTGCTGATCGGATGTGAGGCCGGCGCCGGGGAGACCGTACTGGTCGGTGGAGGACCGGCCAGCGGCAAGACGCAGTTGCAGAACCAGGTGGTGGCGAGTGCCAGGGAACTGGGCATCCTCACCCTCACCGCGACCGGTGCCGCCGACGAGCGGGACGTGGCCGGCGGCGTGATCGACCAGCTGCTGGCGAGCCCCGCGCTGCCGAGGACGCTGACCGAGAGCTTCGTGGTCGACGGCACCGACGACTGGATCGCCGGGCTGTGCAGCGCGGTGCACCGGCTGGCCCGAGAGCGCGCGGTCCTCGTGGTCGTCGACGACCTCCACCACGTGGACGAAATCTCCGCCCGGCTCCTCCTTCGCCTGCAGCGCCGGACGCGGTCGGCGGGCCTGCTGCTGGTGCTCAACCACGCCGACTCGTGGTACGGGGGCGGTGGGCAGCCGTTCGCGTCGCAGCCGCACCTGCACGTACAGCTGACGCCGCTTTCCGTGCGGGCCATCGCGGAGCTGGTGGCGGAGGGGGAGCGCGACGGGCTGCCCGAGCAGATCCACGAGCTCAGCGGCGGAAACCCGTTGCTGGTCAACGCATTGGTCGACGCCCACCGCGGCAGCGCGGACACCGGCTCGGCGTACTCCGACGCCGTGCAACGGCTTCTGCATCACTACGGCTCACCGCTGCGCGAGGTGGCGACGGCGATCGCGGTGCTGGACACCGACGTCACCACCGACGCGGTGGCCCTCGTCGCCGGCGTGGATCCGCTCGACGCCGAGACTTCTGCCGGCCGGCTCGCCGACACGGGCCTGATCGCGGGTGTCCGGTTCCGGCAGCCGCCGGCCGCGGCCGCCGTGGTGGGTGGGCTGCGCGGGTCCGAGAAGGTGCGGTTGCACGCGCTGGCCGCCGGCGTGAAGCACTCGCGCGGGTCTCCCTCCGCCGACGTCGCCCGGCATCTCGTGGCCGCGGGTGAGGCGAACGCCGAGTGGGCACTGCCGGTGCTGGTGGCGGCGGCGGAAGAGGTGATGCTCGCGGACGACATCGACTTCGCCACGCGCTGCCTGAAGCTCGCCGCGTCGGTGTCGACGGCGCAGTGGGAGCAGCAGATGATCTCGCAGCTGCTCGCCAAGATCACCTGGCGGGTGAACCCGGCCGCCGCCGCGCCGCACCTGCAGTCGCTGCGCGATGCCGGTGACTCGCTGGACCAGACCGACCGGACCGCGCTCGCCCGGCAGTCACTGTGGTTCGGCGAGCGGGACACGTTCGAGCGTGCGTTCGCGGCGCTCGGAGACGACATCGAGCCGCTCGACCCGCGCACCGCCGCCGAGTTCAGCCTGGCCGGGCACTGGCACTACGGCGTCTCGGCGGCTTCGGCCGAAACGAGCGATCCCTGGCTGCGCACGGCGAACTCACTGGCCGAGGTGTGGCAGACCGGCGGCACCGAAACGACCTCGGCGTGCGCGGAACGGATCCTGCAGAACTGCCGGCTGTCGGACACCTCGCTCGAGGCGCTGGCCACCGCCATCCTCGCGCTGGCCCACGACAACAAGGGCGACCGCGCCGAGGGCTGGTGCACCTCGCTCAGGGAGGAGGCCGAGTACCGCGGCGCGGTGACGTGGAAGGCGATGCTCGACGCGATCGGTGCGAGCCTGGTGCTGCGCCAGGGCGACGTCGCGGGCGCGGCGGAGCGGGCGAAGGAGGCGCTGGCCATGCTGGACGCGCCGAACTGGGGCGTCGCGATCTGCTACCCGCTGGCGACGCTGCTGAGCGCGCACACCGTGGCCGGGGCGTTCAAGGAGGCGGCGGCGGTGCTGCGGCACCCGCTGCCGGAGGCGGCGCTGACGACCCTGGGCGGCGTCCGGTACTTGCGGGCACGCGGTCACTTCCACCTGGCGACCAACCGGGGACTCGCCGCGGTCAGCGACTTCCAGCAGTGCCAGCGGATACTGCGCGACTGGAACCTCGAACTGCCGACGATCGTGCCGTGGCGCACCGATCTCGCGGAGGCCAACCTGCGGCTGGGCAACCCGACGCTGGCCGTCGAGCTGGCCCGGCAGCAGCTCGCGTGCGCCGCACCGACCGACGCCTATTCGCGTGGCTCCGCCCTGCGGGTGCTGGCGCTGGCCGGCGACGCCGCGGCGCGCCCCGGCCTGCTGACCAGGGCGGCCGAGGCCTTCAAGGATTCCGGCGACCGGCTGGAGCTGGCGAAAACCCAGCGCACGCTCAACCAGCTGGGCCAGCGCGCGGAACGCTCCGCGGGCCTGGTGAAGCCGGTCCACGTGCCGCGCCACGACGGCCGGTCGCGGCCGCCCCGGCCGACGGCGGGGCTGCCGGCCGCGTCCCGGCCCGCGCTCGCGCGCCCGGAGCCGGCTTCGGCGTCGGCGTCGTCGGCGCTGAGCGAGGCCGAGCTGCGGGTCGCCGAGCTCGCGGCGGAGGGGCACACGAACCGGCAGATCGCGGAGACGCTGTACATCACGGTGAGCACGGTGGAACAGCACCTGACCCGCGTGTACCGCAAGCTCGGCGTCGCCGGGCGCGCCGCGCTGGCCGCCGAACTGGCCTTCGCCGAAAACCCCCGAAGCTAA
- a CDS encoding thioesterase II family protein — translation MTALNEKSSRWIRRFHAADDAAVRLVCLPHAGGSATAYFPFSRAAAEAGLDADVIAVQYPGRQDRRGERCFDELAAMADVITEDLGQWSDRPVALFGHSMGATLGYEVALRLQARGARPLGLFASACPAPSVPRTEYVHQLDDDGLIAALKEISGTDSAVFGDDELLRMVLPAIRGDYTAVETYRHESGRELDCPIHVLLGADDPVVDLAEAGAWRARTTGGCAVEVLEGGHFYLNAQLDGVLTTVAARLRDWREEALAPATPEPGRVVGE, via the coding sequence GTGACTGCCCTGAACGAGAAATCGAGCCGGTGGATCCGGCGATTCCACGCGGCCGACGACGCCGCGGTGCGACTGGTGTGCCTGCCGCACGCAGGCGGGTCGGCGACCGCTTACTTCCCGTTCTCGCGGGCGGCCGCCGAGGCCGGGCTGGACGCCGATGTCATCGCCGTGCAGTACCCGGGCCGGCAGGACCGGCGGGGAGAGCGGTGTTTCGACGAACTCGCCGCGATGGCCGACGTCATCACCGAAGACCTCGGCCAGTGGTCCGACCGGCCGGTGGCGCTGTTCGGCCACAGCATGGGCGCGACGCTCGGATACGAGGTCGCGCTCCGGCTCCAGGCCCGGGGCGCGCGGCCGCTGGGCCTGTTCGCCTCCGCGTGCCCGGCGCCGTCCGTGCCGCGGACCGAGTACGTCCACCAGCTCGACGACGACGGTTTGATCGCCGCCCTCAAGGAGATCAGCGGCACCGACAGCGCCGTCTTCGGCGATGACGAGCTGCTGCGCATGGTGCTGCCCGCCATCCGCGGGGACTACACCGCCGTCGAGACCTACCGCCACGAGTCCGGGCGCGAGCTGGACTGCCCGATCCACGTGCTGCTGGGCGCGGACGATCCCGTCGTCGACCTCGCCGAGGCCGGTGCCTGGCGGGCCCGCACCACCGGCGGCTGTGCCGTGGAGGTGCTGGAAGGCGGCCACTTCTACCTGAACGCCCAGCTCGACGGCGTGCTGACCACCGTCGCCGCCCGCCTGCGGGACTGGCGCGAAGAGGCGCTCGCTCCCGCAACCCCTGAACCTGGGCGGGTAGTGGGGGAGTAA